A portion of the Harpia harpyja isolate bHarHar1 chromosome 15, bHarHar1 primary haplotype, whole genome shotgun sequence genome contains these proteins:
- the BAZ2A gene encoding LOW QUALITY PROTEIN: bromodomain adjacent to zinc finger domain protein 2A (The sequence of the model RefSeq protein was modified relative to this genomic sequence to represent the inferred CDS: inserted 2 bases in 1 codon; deleted 8 bases in 7 codons) produces the protein METNNHFNFTGLSSAPAASGPKPTPASGDSPFTHGSPLSFPPQGKSLNGGMNVNGFSTVSHPSTSGTFTSSSPPAGTPPLRTYDCLWDYAPYPPAGAGGLKDSKPPPPPPALGLGHFPLNGIAGGSRPASPGHGTNLRGAGQEFWGNGTPGPMGLNFDSQELYDSFHDQSFELMQKRASQLLHTAAQPSPMLGSGTQPFSLPPGPPEEPGAGEGHADAAAKEIPPAIAENGGGLVGSMELEEAQPDLKICNYNGSAPGVVPLGQEGPVLAPGAGSDCLGDASPIAPRLEDAHILSEDPLEPFESLARDPGTGDLYAMDDSQLVSDKSPLEEPPDLAGLRCAASPPLHAAGPFSLLPASPPPAPLLTSPGSPPTLHDGSVDLNGSSHAGLEESGSLGLDPPLEPDSPAPSAEEEEEEEEAADSCPETSAAPEGESEEAAPLSTSAAGDVPRRRIATQEEVRFPLQHGWRREVRIKKGNHRWQGETWYYGPCGKRMKQFPEVIKYLSRNVVQDVRREHFSFSPRMPVGDFYEERDTPEGLQWVKLSPEEIPSRIQAITGKRGRPRNAEKAKPKEPPAAKRGRGRPPKVKMVDLLSKTDARLLKRLEAQEVLSDEDKLKMSKIKKKMRRKAKNKQKQEAKAPRGKEAKKKSKAKEKKGKPEKGKDKARPKEKKGKGARKADKGLLAQRRLEERRRQQLILEEMKKPTEDMCLGDHQPLPAFSRIPGLILPSRAFSNCLTVVEFLQSYGKVLGFDPAKDVPSLCTLQEGLLGVGDSAGEVQDLLVRLLQAALYDPGLPPYCQSLKILGEKVSEISLNRDTVSEILRCFLTAYGAGEDLCDGLRTKPFQALPPEKKAAILAFLVNELNSSALIINEIDKTLENMSNYRKNKWIIEGRLRRLKVALAKKTGRPESEITGLEDGRRRRSSRLTEETGLEMEEEEESRGRKSRREEEADTSASSVPELERQIEKLAKRQMFFRKKLLHSSQTLRAASLGQDRYRRRYWVLPHLGGIFVEGTEVAEEAPQEPPEEKVSPRASPVKEEPVDVPIPSRTNCTASRCRGRPRKSKEELSQHCGPRPPPVNGVLEESVPLGQSQHDLSQSAFLSWLSQTQSSLLKDSVLTPDSSPGKGDTGXLPPLEAPLDPAEEEEEEEEEESAPEAAKKRGPWFNLLPRTPCDDRAPLATSSAEPLLRATMQPRSQPRSELPKGSARQLNGLPMDDPTAPLLASTPVHAGARAHGACPRSRGSLEKLDLPGQPKRRGRPPTKFFKQIEQKYLTQLTEQPVPPEMQSGWWWLQDPEELEAVARALHPRGIREKALHKHLTKHKEFLREVCLRATTDPIFHLRPEAAGAAAVSQEALAQWSVMERAYETDLSVLQWVEELEQRVLMADLQIRGWTCPSPDSTRDDLQYCEHKVEPLEDITVRSRRDGLPLCRERTNPLDLAVLRLAALEQNVERRYLKEPLWPLHEVVVEKAVLSNPEELSLGPTEIAYEITPRVRTWRQTLERCRSAAQVSLCIYQLEKSIAWEKSVNRVTCLVCRRGDDDEHLLLCDGCDRGCHLYCHRPKMTEVPEGDWFCSVCVSRVGRGAAPHPPGPAVVTPGSGGDPHPLRRQGEYRDPVSPRRGKKRKRGRLFAGSLVEEEESPRRRPASRRREGLPVPRYAGEGLSPAKRRGATLRGQPSDLTFCEIILMEMESHEDAWPFLEPVNPRLVPGYRKIIKNPMDFATMRTRLLRGGYSSSEEFAADAMLVFDNCQTFNEDDSDVGKAGHAMRKFFESRWEEFYQGKHATNP, from the exons atggaaacaaacaacCATTTTAACTTCACTGGCCTTTCCTCTGCACCCGCTGCCTCAGGACCGAAACCCACGCCTGCCTCAGGGGACAGCCCCTTCACCCACGGCTCCCCGCTCAGCTTCCCCCCACAAGGGAAAA GTCTGAACGGGGGCATGAATGTCAATGGCTTCTCTACTGTATCTCACCCCAGTACTTCAGGGACCTTCACCTCCAGCTCGCCGCCCGCCGGCACGCCGCCCCTCCGCACCTACGACTGCCTCTGGGACTACGCGCCGTACCcgcccgccggtgccggcggccTCAAGGACAGCAAGCCCCCACCGCCCCCACCCGCTCTC GGCCTCGGACATTTCCCACTCAATGGCATCGCCGGGGGGTCCAGGCCAGCGTCCCCGGGGCATGGCACTAACCTGCGGGGGGCCGGGCAGGAGTTCTGG GGCAACGGCACCCCCGGCCCCATGGGGCTGAACTTCGACTCGCAGGAGCTGTACGACTCCTTCCATGACCAGAGCTTCGAGCTGATGCAGAAACGGGCCAGCCAGCTTCTACACACGGCTGCCCAGCCCTCCCCCATGCTGGGCTCCGGCACCCAGCCCTTCTCGCTGCCGCCAGGCCCACCGGAGGAGCCGGGCGCTGGCGAGGGACACGCCGATGCTGCAGCCAAAGAGATC CCCCCTGCCATTGCGGAGAACGGCGGCGGGCTGGTGGGCAGCATGGAGCTGGAGGAGGCGCAGCCAG ACTTGAAGATCTGCAACTACAACGGGTCTGCCCCCGGCGTGGTGCCGCTCGGGCAGGAGGGGCCTGTCCTGGCCCCCGGCGCGGGCAGCGACTGCCTGGGGGACGCGTCGCCCATCGCCCCTCGGCTGGAGGACGCCCACATCCTCAGCGAAGACCCCCTGGAGCCCTTCGAGTCCCTGGCCAGAG accccggCACCGGGGACCTCTACGCGATGGACGACTCGCAGCTGGTGAGCGACAAGTCCCCCCTGGAGGAGCCCCCCGACCTGGCCGGCCTGCGTTGCGCCGCCAGCCCCCCGCTCCACGCCGCCGGCCCCTTCAGCCTGCTGCCCGCcagccccccgcctgccccgcTGCTCACCAGCCCCGGCTCGCCACCCACCCTGCACG ACGGCAGCGTCGACCTGAACGGCAGCAGCCACGCGGGGCTGGAGGAGTCGGGGTCCCTGGGGCTCGACCCTCCGCTGGAGCCGGACTCCCCGGCCCCGTccgcagaggaggaggaggaggaggaagaggccgCCGACAGCTGTCCGGAGACTTCAGCCGCACCAGAAGGAGAGAGCGAGGAGGCTGCCCCGCTGAGCACCTCGGCAGCAG GTGATGTCCCCCGCCGGCGCATCGCCACCCAGGAGGAGGTGCGCTTTCCCCTGCAGCACGG GTGGAGGCGGGAGGTGCGGATCAAGAAGGGGAACCACCGCTGGCAGGGCGAGACCTGGTACTACGGGCCCTGTGGGAAGAGGATGAAGCAGTTCCCGGAGGTGATCAAG tacCTGAGCAGGAACGTGGTGCAGGACGTCCGGCGCGAGCACTTCAGCTTCAGCCCCCGCATGCCGGTGGGAGACTTCTATGAGGAGCGGGACACGCCGGAG GGTCTGCAGTGGGTGAAACTGAGCCCCGAGGAGATCCCCTCGCGCATCCAGGCCATCACAGGCAAGCGCGGGCGACCCCGCAATGCCGAGAAGGCGAAGCCCAAGGAGCCGCCGGCTGCGAAACGCGGCCGGGGCCGGCCTCCCAAGGTCAAGATGGTCGACTTGCTGAGCAAGACGGACGCGCGGCTGCTGAAGAGGCTGGAAGCCCAAG AGGTGCTCAGTGATGAGGACAAGCTGAAAATGAGcaaaatcaagaagaaaatgaggCGGAAG GCCAAGAACAAGCAGAAGCAGGAAGCCAAAGCCCCCAGAGGGAAGGAGGCCAAGAAGAAGTCCAAG GCCAAGGAGAAGAAGGGCAAACCGGAGAAGGGCAAGGACAAAGCGCGGCCCAAGGAGAAGAAGGGCAAAGGGGCTCGCAAGGCGGACAAGGGCCTGCTGGCCCAGCGGCGCCTGGAGGAGCGACGGCGGCAGCAGCTCATCCTGGAGGAGATGAAGAAGCCCACGGAGGATATGTGCCTGGGGGACCACCAG cccctgccagccTTCTCCCGCATCCCGGGCCTCATCCTGCCCAGCCGCGCCTTCTCCAACTGCCTGACGGTCGTGGAGTTTCTCCAGAGCTACGGCAAGGTCCTGGGCTTTGACCCGGCCAAGGATGTGCCCAGCCTGTGCACGCTGCAGGAGGGGCTGTTGGGAGTGGGCGACAGCGCAGGCGAAGTGCAGGATCTGCTCGTGCGGCTGCTGCAGGCTGCGCTCTACGACCCCGGACTGCCACCCTACTGCCAG tCCCTGAAGATCCTGGGGGAAAAGGTGTCGGAGATCAGCCTGAACCGCGACACCGTCTCCGAGATCCTGCGCTGCTTCCTGACGGCGTACGGGGCAGGCGAGGACCTGTGCGACGGGCTGCGGACCAAGCCCTTCCAGGCGCTGCCCCCGGAGAAGAAAGCCGCTATCCTGGCCTTCCTGGTGAACGAGCTGAACAGCAGCGCCCTCATCATCAA CGAGATCGACAAGACCCTGGAGAACATGTCCAACTacaggaagaacaagtggatCATCGAGGGCCGGCTGCGCAG GTTGAAGGTCGCCTTGGCCAAGAAGACGGGACGTCCTGAATCAGAGATCACCGGCCTGGAGGACGGGCGGCGCCGGCGCAGCTCCCGCCTGACAGAGGAGACGGGcctggagatggaggaggaggaggagagccgcGGACGGAAATCCcgcagggaggaggag GCCGACACGTCAGCGTCCAGCGTCCCTGAGCTCGAGAGGCAGATAGAGAAGCTGGCCAAG AGGCAGATGTTCTTCCGCAAGAAGCTGCTCCATTCCTCACAGACACTGCGAGCAGCTTCTCTGGGCCAGGACCGGTACCGGCGGCGGTACTGGGTCCTGCCCCACCTGGGCGGCATCTTCGTGGAGGGCACAGAGG TGGCTGAGGAAGCACCACAGGAGCCTCCGGAGGAGAAGGTGTCCCCCCGTGCCTCCCCAGTGAAGGAGGAGCCGGTGGATGTGCCCATTCCCAGCCGGACAAACTGCACGGCCTCACGCTGCCGTGGCCGGCCCCGGAAGAGCAAAGAGGAGCTGTCGCAGCACTGCGGGCCCAGACCCCCCCCCGTCAATGGGGTCCTGGAGGAGTCAGTGCccctggggcagagccagcaCGACCTCAGCCAGTCCGCCTTCCTCTCCTGGCTGAGCCAGACGCAGTCGTCCCTGCTCAAGGACTCCGTCCTCACCCCGGACAGCAGCCCCGGCAAGGGGGACACGGG GCTCCCACCGCTCGAGGCCCCATTGGACCCTgcggaggaggaagaggaggaggaagaggaggagagtgCCCCTGAGGCTGCG AAAAAGCGGGGGCCCTGGTTCAACCTGCTGCCCCGGACGCCCTGCGATGACCGAGCC CCCCTCGCTACCTCCTCTGCTGAGCCCTTGCTGCGAGCCACCATGCAGCCCCGCAGCCAGCCCCGCAGCGAGCTGCCCAAGGGCTCGGCCAGGCAG CTGAACGGTCTCCCCATGGACGACCCCACGGCTCCCCTGCTCGCTTCCACACCGGTGCACGCCGGCGCCAGGGCCCACGGTGCCTGCCCCAGGAGCCGGGGCAGCCTGGAGAAGCTGGACTTACCAGGGCAGCCCAAGCGCCGAGGGCGGCCCCCTACCAAATTCTTCAAGCAGATTGAACAGAAGTACTTGACCCAGCTGACGGAGCAGCCTGTTCCCCCTG AGATGCAGAGCGGCTGGTGGTGGCTGCAGGACCCCGAGGAGCTGGAGGCAGTGGCTCGCGCGCTGCACCCGCGGGGCATCCGGGAGAAGGCGCTGCACAAGCACCTCACCAAGCACAAGGAGTTCCTGCGGGAGGTCTGCCTGCGTGCCACCACCG ACCCCATCTTCCACCTGCGCCCCGAGGCGGCCGGTGCCGCCGCCGTGTCTCAGGAAGCCCTGGCCCAGTGGTCGGTGATGGAGAGAGCCTACGAGACCGACCTCTCCGTCCTGCAGtgggtggaggagctggagcagcgCGTGCTGATGGCAGACCTGCAGATCCGG GGCTGGACGTGCCCCAGCCCCGACTCTACGCGGGATGACCTGCAGTACTGCGAGCACAAGGTGGAGCCCCTGGAAGACATCACTGTCCGGAGCCGGCGGGACGGGCTGCCGCTGTGCCGGGAGCGCACCAACCCCCTGGACCTGGCGGTGCTGCGGCTGGCGGCGCTGGAGCAGAACGTGGAGCGGCGCTACCTGAAGGAGCCGCTCTGGCCCCTGCACGAAGTGGTGGTGGAGAAGGCCGTGCTGAGCAACCCCGAGGAGCTGAGCCTGGGCCCCACCGAGAT AGCCTACGAGATCACGCCCCGGGTCCGGACATGGCGGCAGACGCTGGAGCGGTGCCGCAGCGCAGCCCAGGTCTCCCTCTGCATCTACCAGCTGGAGAAATCCATCGCCTGGGAGAAGTCGGTCAACAGAGTG acCTGCCTGGTGTGCCGGCGCGGTGACGATGATGAGCACCTGCTGCTGTGTGACGGCTGCGACCGCGGCTGCCACCTCTACTGCCACCGGCCCAAGATGACGGAGGTGCCTGAGGGCGACTGGTTCTGCTCCGTCTGTGTCTCCCGGGTAGGTCGCGGGGCAGCCCCCCACCCACCGGGGCCGGCGGTGGTGACCCCGGGTTCTGGCGGtgacccccatcccctcc gcaGGCAGGGGGAGTACCGGGACCCCGTCTCGCCCCGGCGAGGCAAGAAACGGAAACGGGGGCGTCTTTTCGCGGGGAGCCtcgtggaggaggaggagagcccgCGCCGCCGGCCGGCCTCGCGCCGCCGCGAGGGGCTGCCCGTGCCGCGCTACGCGGGCGAGGGGCTGTCCCCCGCCAAGCGGAGGGGCGCAACGCTGCGGGGCCAGCCCAGCGACCTGACCTTCTGCGA GATCATCCTGATGGAGATGGAGTCGCACGAGGACGCCTGGCCCTTCCTGGAGCCCGTCAACCCCCGCCTGGTCCCCGGCTACCGCAAGATCATCAAGAACCCCATGGACTTCGCCACCATGCGCACGCGG CTGCTGCGGGGCGG GTACTCGAGCTCGGAGGAGTTTGCGGCCGACGCCATGCTGGTGTTCGACAACTGCCAGACCTTCAACGAGGACGACTCGGACGTGGGCAAGGCCGGGCACGCCATGCGCAAGTTCTTCGAGAGCCGGTGGGAGGAGTTTTATCAGGGAAAACACGCTACTAATCCGTGA